In Fusobacterium nucleatum, the genomic stretch ACTTGTAATTGAACTGCTTAATAAAATGAGTAATATCCAAATTATCCCAGCTTTTACTGATAAAAAGCCTCCAAAAAAGCCCTATGTAACTTATCAAGTTTTAAATATAAATAGTGCTGATTTTAGAGGATATACAGAAAGAGAATATATAAAAAAAGATGAAAAGTATCTTGAAACAACTGAATATAGAGTAATGGCAAAACTTCAATTTGATGTATATTCTGAAACACAAGAAGAGGCTTTGGAAAATTCAACTGAACTAAGAGAGCTAATTCTTTTTAATGCAAGAAGAGAAATTGGGAGAATAGATGCTGGAGTTGTAAAAAGTAGTGAAATAAAATCATTAAATGAGTTAATTAATGCTAAATATGAATATCGTTGTAGTTTTGACATAGTTTTTGAATATATGAAAATAACAAAAGAAAGAGAACTTGAACTAATAAAAGAAATAGAATTATTAGTTAATGAAAAGCATAGAAGCAGAATAGCAAGGAGGAAAGAATAATGGGAGTATATAGAGAACCAGTAAAAGTTACATTAGAACAAGAGTTAAATTTAACAATAGCAGCACTTAATAAAACTCTTATAGTCACAAATGATAAAAATGCAGATTTTAAATACTATATGAACTCTAAAGATGTTGCTAATGATTTTGGAAACAATTCAAAAGTATATAAATTAGTGGAAAAGTTTTTAGGACAAAGAGATGGAGACGGGAATATATTAAAACCTGATTTCTTTGGAATAGTTGGAGTTACTGTAAGTAAACAAGAAAAAATTGAGGATAAGTTAAAAGAAGTATTAAATGAAAATTTAGACAAGGAATGGTATGCACTTTTAACAACATTTGATAGTGATGAAACTATGAAAGCTGTAAGTTCATTTTTAACTGAAAATAGAAGAATCTATATTACAGAAGTAAAGACTTATCCAATAGCTGATAATTTAAAATCAGATAGAATAGCACCTATTTGGAATTTAAAGAGAGATGAAGAAGATAAAGAATATAAAGCAGCAGCTTATGCAGGAGTAGTGATAACAAAAGGTGCAGGATACAGAAGTTCAATGATAGAGTTACAAGGGGTAACAGCTGACACTGAACTAGCTAAGAAGCCTGAACTTACAAAAAATAATATTACATTTGTGGAAAAAAGAACATCAGAAGGCTATATAACAGCCAATGGTGGAAAAGCAACAGATGGAACTTATTTAGATGACACAACTGCTATTGATTGCATTATTGTAAATCTAAATGAAAATTTAGAAAAAGCAATGATAAAAAAAGGGTTTCCACAAGATGATGAAGGATATGCTTTTTTGGAAGAAACTTTAAATAATACTATGGAAGAAATGGGAGCTAATAAATTAATAGCTAAAAAAAATAAAAAATATGAGTTCATAGTATATCCTGTAAATCAAACAGCTACAGAAAGAGGATTAAGGATCATAAGACCAAGAGTTAAGTTTAGAATAAGAAATTGGGGATATTTTATTGATTTAACCCTAATGAAGACTAATAAAGACATAGGAGGAAAAGAATAATGACTGATTTAAGTAAGAAAATTTTTATTTTTAATGGATATACTTTTAAAAATTTTAGAAGTTTAAGTGTTGGTGCTCCTGAAGATCAGTATAAACAATCAGATAAGAGCATCTATGGAGAAAGAAGAATATTGTATAGCCCAGACCCAAATATGGAAATATCCATTACTGTGCCAACTGGAACAGAAGATGAAAAAATACTTTTAAATGCTTCTGAAAATGTGATAACTGGCTCAGGATATTTTAAAGATAGTTCTAACTCAAAGTATAGTAGAGGAGTAACTATAAAGGAAATTGGAGTAAATAAAAGCGAATTGGCTAATGATGGAGAATCAGATTCAAGAGAATTTAAACTTGTGTGTATTGGTGTGAGTGAGGTAATAAACTAATGGAAAATAAAAAAGAACAACAAGAATTAAAAAATAAAGAATTTTTAGAAAAATTAAAAAATAAAAATGTTTCAAATGTAATTTTTAAAACTGATGGTTTAGGAGCTTTGGAATTTGATCTTATGATGACAGGAAAAGACTTTAAAACAATGGATAGATCTTTCAGAGTAGAAAGAGTTTCAACAGATACATTTTTTAAACTTTCATCAAAAAAAGATGAATTAACAACAGCAAAAGAGTTACTGACAACTTTTGTAGCTCAACCAGCTGAAGCAAGAGATATAGAATTTTTTAATATGGATCAAGAGGCTTTATTAACAATGGTAAATATTATTACAGAATTTCAGCAAACACCCTTTCTATTCATTAAGAACTTTGGAGAAAATAAGGGAAATTAAACAAGGAAGGTTTGACATTTGCTTTGAATCTAAAATTTCATATTTTAATAAATCCGTTGGTGAGTTGTGTTATGAGGAGTATATGCTTTTACAATTAGCCTGGGCTAATTATGCTAAAAGAAAAAATAAAAATTAGAAAGGAGGAGAGTTAGCTATGCTTGAACAATTAACATTGGCTTTTAAAGTAATAGGAGATGGACTTGACTCTTTAAAAAAAATTGATGCGCAAATTGATGCTTTAAAAAATAGCATGAATAATGCTAAGAACTCTATAAGTTCAGCATTTAATGGGTTAAAAAGTAAAATTAATTCAGTAAAGCAAAGTATAGTCAATTTTAAAAATAAAATAAGTTCAACTTTTAGTGCGTTAAAAGCTAAGATTATGGCTAACTTTCCTGCTATTTCAAAACTAAGAAATGGATTTATTGGACTTCGTAGAGGATTAGGGAACTTTGGAAATTATGCCCAGCAACAGTTTCAAAATAGTAAAGAAAAAGCTAATTCATTCTTAGGAGTTTTAAAAAGAATTGCTACAACATTAGCAGCAGGTTTTACATTAAAAACTGCTATTGAAGGAGCAGGGAATATTGAACAGTATAGAAATACACTTGAAACTGTTTTGAAGGATTCAAACATGGCAAGAAAGAAATTAGCTTGGGCTAGTAGATTTGCTAATAAAACTCCATTTGAAACAGAAGAGGTAGTTGGAGGAATGACTAAACTTCAATCTTATGGAATTGAAGGGGATAGAATTTTAAAGACTACTAATAGAACCTATTTAGAAATGATTGGGGATATGGCATCAGGAATGGGCAAAAGTTTTGACCAGGCTATTGAAGCTGTTGCTGATGCAAGAACTGGAGAACTTGAAAGATTAAAAGAATTTGGAATAACTAAAAATATGATAGCTGAATTTGGTAAAAGTAAAGGTTTAGAAATCTTTAATAATAAGGGACAAATTCAAGATTTAGAGTTATTTAATAAGACTTTATTTGAAATGATGGACTCTCGTTTTGGTGGAGCAATGGAAAAACAAGCCAAAACATTTAGAGGAGGATTATCAACTATATCAGGGGCTGCTAAGTCAGCACTATCAACATTAGCAGGAGTTAATGAATTTGGTGATATAGTTGAAAACTCTCCATTTCAAATTCTTAGAGATAAGGTTATTATTCCATTTGCTAATACTTTGGTAAGGCTTCAAGAAGATGGAACATTTACTAGATGGGCAGAAAATCTATCCAATATTTTTGGAGAAATAATAAACATTGGTGGAAAAGTAATAGATTTTATTGTTAAGTGGAAAGAAGTATTAATTCCTTTGGTAAGTGCAATAACTGGACTTTTTGTAATTAATAAGATTATAGTTTTAATTGGAGCTTTAAAAACAGCATTAGCAGCATTCTCATTTAATCCTATTATGGTTGGAATAGGAGCTGTAATAGCTATTGGAGTTTTATTGTATAGAAACTGGGACTTAATAAAAGCTAAATTAGCTTCATTATGGGCTAAAATTAAAGCATTTGGTAAAGCATTATGGGATATTGGTAAAAAAATATTTATGTGGCTTAGTCCAATAGGATTAATTATTACAGTTGGAAAGTTAATAATACAAAATTGGGATTTAATAAAAGCTAAATTTGCAGAGTTAGGAAGTTATTTATATAACAAAATACTTGATATAGGTGGATTTTTTGTAGGTTTAAAGGACAAAGCTGTTGATGTATTTTTTAAACTAATAGATAAATTAAAAGAAGTGTGGGAGACAATGAAGTCAACTGCTGCTTCAGCTTTTGATTTTATATTAGATTATGTTGCTAAAATTTGGGAAAATATTAAAGGATTTTTCTCAAACTTAGGGCAAAAAATAAAATCATTGCCAGGTATATCTTGGTTTTTTGATGATAGTGGAGAGAAGAAAACAACAACTGAAAGAGTATATTTTGAAGATACTCCTGTATTAGACGGAACACATAAAACAGGACTTGACTATGTTCCTTTCGATGGCTATATAGCTGAACTTCATAAGGGAGAAAGAGTACTAACTGCTGAAGAAAATAACAATTATTCAAATGTAGAAAATAATAGTTTTTCAGATGTAAAGAGTTCAACAAGTAGTAAAAGTTCTAATAAATCTGATAGAAAAGTTATATTAAATCTTACTATAAATATACCTTCAACTCCAAAAATTGAAACTGACTGGAATAAAGTAGGAGAAATAATAGCAGAGAAATTGGAAGATTTTATGCTACAAAATGAGATTGCAAAAGGAGATATATAGATGTTTTCAATAACAAATTTGATGAGTAAAGTAAGTAGTTTTTTAAGCAGTGCTAACTCATTGTCTAATCAAATTGACAATCATATAAAAAAAACTCCACCTATTTTATTAGGAAATATCCAGTTTCAATTAGTTTCTGATGTGTCTGAAAGCTATTCTAATGATGTTCCAACAGTTCCAATAGATGATGGGACTCAAATAGCTGATAATATAACACCAAACCCTTTGGAATTATCTTTTAAAGTTCAAATTGTTGGAGCTAATCACAAAGAAATTTTTGAAAAAGTTATAGAACTTAGAAATAAAAGAGAACTTGTGGACTTGTATATGGTTAAGTTATATAAAAATATGGCTATCACAAGTATAGAAAACACAATAACTTCTTTATACTATACAGAGTTCACAATTTCCTTAGTTGAAATAAAAATTGCTCATATTTCTATGATACCAGCACCTAGTAAAAAGGCTAAACCTGTAGTAAGAAAAAAAACAAAAATTAAAACAACAGCAACAACAAAAGCAAAAAATAAGGTTAGTGGAAAAAAAGATTGGGAAGGAGATTTACAAAGTGAGCATATAAAATTACCAGGAGCATAAGGATGAAAATAAATATAATGAAAGAATCAATTCCATATATAACTGATGTAACTATTGCAGGGACAACCTTTCAATTTGAATTTACATACAATTCTTATGATAAAAGGGTATATGTAACACTGTATGATATTGAGAATAATTTAATATATCCAAATGAGCCTATTTTATTTGGTATTCCACTTTGGTTTAATAAATTAGTTGATGAAAAAGGAAACTTTAATAAAAAATATCCTCAAAAGTATATTATTCCTAATACTTTGGATAGAAAAGCAGTAAAAATTGATTATGAAAATATAGACCAAATTGAACTTTTAGTGGAGGAATAATGGAATTTATAGCAAATAGACCTATTTTCCCAAGAAATTCATATTTGATTGTAAATGGAGTAAAAATAAACGATCATAATAATAATGGTTTAAAGTTTGATGTTGAAGTAAAAAGTGGAGAAGAAGGGAAAGTAGGAGTAGGGACATTTAAAATATACAATTTAAGCCAGGACATAGAAGTAGGAAGTGAAATAGAGCTTTGGTTTGGATATGATTCTGATATTGGATATTATTCTAAGTATGAAGTTATTAAAAAGAAAAAAGCAAGAGATGGAGCTTCTTTTGTTCAAGAACTAACTTGTTCAGAGAGAACTAAGAATAGCAGTAAAATAGTTTCTATTAGTTTGGATGGGAATGTAAGAATATCAGAAGCTATTAAGGAAGTTACTAAGGAACTAGGTTTAAATCTTATTTCTATGGATCTAAAAAAAGACAAAGTTTATACAAATGGTTTTACTTGTTATAGTCAAGGCTTTCAGGAATTGAAAGAATTAGTTGGAGATTCTGAAAGTAAAATGACTTTAAAAGGTGATGACCTTTATATTTATACAGATAAGCAGAAAAATCAAGCTATTTATTTAACTTTTGAAAGTGGTTTGATACATAATCCTGAAGCTGTTGAAAAGCAAGAAAAGGAAACAAAAGTAAATAAAAAGTCAGATAATAAAAAAACTGATAGTAAAAAAGATGAAAAGTGGAGTAAGGAAAAGAAAAAGAAAACTGTAAAAGAAAGTAATAAGTATGACTATACTGTTGAATGTTTCCCAATTCACTATATAAAAAAAGGAGACATTGTATATGTTTCAAGTGATGATGTTAGTGGGTTTATGCAAGTTGAAGAGGTAAATATTTCTTTAAATGATAGTTGGAATATGAAACTGGGAGTAAAAGTGATGAAAGATGATGGAAAACATAAGGATAATTCTAGTAAAAATACAAAAAATAAGAAAGGGTAGATTTGTAGATGCTAAGCCTTTGTTTAGTCCAAATGGAGTTGCTTTACCTGTACTTCGTAATGTTCCAGTTGCCTTGTTTGGGGATAGTAAAGACCATATTGATTGGAATATCAAAGAAGGGGATATAATGCCGTATTTTATATTAACTTTTGATATTTCTTCATATATAAGTCAAGGCTCTCATGATGTTATGGATTCAAATAGAAGGAATAACTTAAATAATGGCTTTATTTTACCTTTCACAATTCCAAATGCTACTGAAAATCTTGAATTTCCTTCTGATATTAGAATTATTGGAGATAGATTAGAGGAAGGAAATATTGATTTAAAAGGAAATTCTAGTCAAAAAGGAAATGTTGAAATAACTGGAGATACTACTCAAAAAGGAAATACAACACAAACTGGGAATATAGCCTCAACTGGAACTGTTTCAGCAACAGAAGATGTTAAGGCTGGAGATAAGAGCTTAAAAAATCATAAGCATTCAGGAGTAGCAAAAGGAAATGACACAAGTGGAGGAGTAGTTTAATGAAAGCTATAAAAATGAATGATGGAGATATTAACTTTTCAACCATTTCAGGAATAGAAGAGTTTTGGCAAAGAGTAGTAAACTCTTTAAAAATATACTCAATAGAGTGCTTTTATGATGAAAATTTAGGACTTGATATAAGAATAATAAATGAACAAGATGTAGCTGAGTATAAACTTGAACATATTTGCAGAAAGTTACAAGAATGGTTTAGAAGTGAAATAGAATCAGTTAGTTATCAAATAATTTCTGAGGAAGAAAGAACTTTAAAAGCAAAGATTTATATAACTCATAAAGAACACAATGATATAGAAAAAGAGGTGATTATCAGTGGATAAATTTGAAACAAAAGGCTTTCAAGGGCTTATGGAGTTAGCACAAAAAGAGGCACAAAAAAAGGAAAACTTTGGGAGTGATTTCAATGTTGAGTCAACTGGTGATTATTATAAACTAGCAGCACCTTTTATATACCTTTGTTCTTATTTGGAAGATAAGATTATTTCAATAGCAAGAGGATTAAATATTTTTAATGCACAAAATGAAGAATTAGACAATTTATTATATTTTTTTCCTAGACGGTTTGGAACAAAAGCACAAGTACATTGTAAAGTTACAGCAACAGGTTTTGTTGATGTAATACAGGGGGATATTATTATCCAAGCAGAAAATGGGACAAGATATGAAAACATAGAAAGGTTTGAGGTGGATTCTTCAAAGACTAAAACAATACTATTTCAAAGCTTGTTCGATGGAGAAGAAGGAAACATTCAAATTAATAAAATTGAAAAAGTTATAAAAGCACCAGCTTCAATAGTAGATGTACAAAATATAGAAATTGGAGAAGGTGGGCTTTCTTCTGAAACTGATTATGAGTATTTAAAAAGATATTTAGCTGGAAATAGTAAAGGAGAATGGGCTTTATTGCCTGTTTTAAATGCTATTAGAAAATTACCAGGAGTGAAAAGTGCTAATGGGATAAGAAATAATACAATGAACATTGACAGTTTTGGACTTTCTCCAAAAAGCATTTGGATAGTTGTAGATGGAGGAATAAAAGAAGAAATAGCACATGCTATTTATATGCACATTCATACACCTGATACAAGGGGAAGTGTTGTTGTAAATGTTCCAACATCTGTACCAAATCATTATGAAGTTATAAGATTTGACAGACCAACTCAAACAGAAATTGAATATAAATTGGATATAAAAAGTGCTAATGAATTGAAAATCAAAAACTTAATTGATGAGTACATTAATGAAGCTGGAATAGGGGCTTTACTATCAAATGGGACATTCTTATATGAATATCTTTACAATAAAAACTATAAATACACTGATTTTGATTTAAAGTTTAGAAAAAAAAGTACTCTTATTTGGAGTAATTCAATTCAATTAAACTTTAATGAAATACCAAAGAGTGCTGGGAGAATATTATGATAGATGAGGTTATAAAGGGTTTACCTTTACATTTTCAAAAGGAAAATACAATTAAATTTTATAAAACCTTGAAGCCTGTTATTGAGTATATAGACAGTTTAATAGAAGGTTTAAAAAATCAAACATCATTATTAAAATCCTCAGGAATATTCTTAGATTTTATGGGAGAAAGATATGATGAAAAGAGAAATGGTCGAGATGATGAATCTTATAGACAAGGATTAATTATTAAAAAAATGGCACTTAATGGATTACCTAATACGGAGTTTTTACTTTCATTAACTAGGGAACTTACTAATAAAGAAGTTACAAAATTAAAGACAAGACCTCTTGAAGAGGTAGCTAGCCAACTATTTAAAGTAAATATGGTTGATGATTTAAAAATCATTAATAAAATGCCTGATTTAAATAAAGTATGTGAGGCTGGGGCAAGGATGTATTGGGAACTTGAAATAATCAATAATAAAAGTAATAAATACTACTCATCAATAGTTGAGAGTATGAAAAAAATAGAGATAAAAGCTGATTTTAAACTAGATCAAACTATGAGGATAAATTCAGAATTGAATATAGCTCAAGGGATAGGGTTTACTAAGATAATTCAAATAGGAGGGACTACATAATGAGTTATTTTGAAGGTTTAAAGCTAACAAAAAAAGGTGAACAACTTCAAGCAAAGATAAATGGAAACTTATCTGAAACTTTAACTTTTACAAAAGCAAAGTTAGGAAGTGGTTCAATAACTTCAAATGATGAGATTAGATTCTTAACAGATGTAAAAGAAGAATGGGGAACAGCTAATGTAGCAAGTTGCAAAATACAAGGAGATGAAAATAATATAGTAGCTATTGAGCTTCAATTTTCTAATGCTGGACTAAGAGAGGATAAAATATTTAGAGAAATAGGACTTTATGCAAGAGGCAACGAAGGAGATGAAATCCTTTATGCTTATGCAAATGCTGGAGATAAATATGACTATATTCCATTGATGAAAGACAGCCCTCATTCTTTTGTAATAGTTATTTATTTCAATATTACAAGTGGAACAAAAGTGGATGCAAACATAGATTTATACAGTTATATAACACTTCAAAAATTTAATGAGGAAATGAGAAAAAAAGAAAACATTATAAGTAAAAAAAGTGGTTTTAATCTCGAAAAAACTGATAGTTTTAAGGAAGATGATACAAATAAACTAGCAACAGCAAAAGCCTTAAAAAGCTTACATGATGAGGTTGATAGAAAAACAGGGGCTATTAAATTAAATTGGGACTCTATTAAAGATAAACCAAGTTCTTTTGTTCCAAGTGAACACAATCATAATTCTTTGTACTATACAGAAACTGAAGTAGATGAAAAACTAGAAAATAATATTTTATACAGTACTGGAAAAACTTATGGTGGGTTATTAAATGAACCAGGAGTGAAATCAGCTGGAAAAGCATATTGGGATAATAACACAAAAAAGCTATATATTTGTAAAAATAATAATAGTGATATATCTCCAAATGTTAATAATTATATTCCATTTGACTCTAACTCACTTTTGGAGAGATTGGAAAATTTATCCAAAAATACATATATAGTTTTAAAAAATTCTAGTCTTAGACAAGCATTGATTGAAACTTTGAATACAAATATAAATTTAATAAGTATGCCTGAACCAAATACAATACCGGAACTTAGAGATATTATAAAAGAAAATGCTAGAGTTGAAGCATTTAAAATTATAAACAACAATTATGGTATTAGATGGCTCATTTGGGAAGGGGAAAATTTGTACTACGCTTTTATGTGGAACTCATCTACAAATTTAAAAATAACTAAAATTGGGTAATTAGTAGTATATAATCTTAGCCTTTCTTGTAGTAGCTAGTTGATATTTAAAATAAAATGCTGTAATTCTATTTCCGTAAATAGAGTAGCCTCCAGGAGCTCCACTTCCTTCTTCTAGTGTTACAGAAATTATCTTAGATGGAGGTATGTCGGATGGAATATTCCCAGAGTAGCGAGAAAACAGATCTCTGTCTAAATCTTTTGTTAAAGTAATTTCTCTGTTTTTAGAGAAATTTTCCACAGTGGAAAATCTAATCACAATTGTAGAGAGCAATGATTCTAAAGTGATAAAATTTTCGAACATAGCGATAGTTTGTGGTGTTTTCAAAAATATTGAATTTAACAAAAGTACAGATATTACTATTCCTATCACTTTTAAAAGTGTAAGTATTTCTGTTACTCCGCATCACACAGGTACTCCAGGAAATCTAACAGCAATGGCTTATGCTAATGGAAATAAAATAACAATTAGAATCAACAATCATGACACTGGATTAACAACTGTAAGTGGAACTTTTATAGCAGTTGGAATTATTTAAATGGGTAATTAATTTTATTTTAAAAAAGTAGTTAATTGCCCCATAAATGTATTTCTAAGCTCCAACATAGTGTCCGTAGAATTAACTGCTAAAATATTATTATACAATGTAAAATGACCACTACTTCCATTATTACCCGTTATAGCTGTTGCTGTATTATAACAATTGTAAGGCAAATTACATCTGTATGAAACCCCATAAAGGATTTTTTCTATATTGTGTGTATGGGCATTGATCATTAACAAATTTCCGTATTGAAATATAGTAAATTTAACTCCAGCAGGAGTTGAATACATTTCTTGAATTTTAAAAGTTGACAAATTTTCCAATCTATACACATTTTAAAATCTGCTTGTAGTTGGAACAAGCTACCTAAAATTTTAATTTTTGAAAGGAATAAAAAATGAAAACAATAAATTTTTATAAAGGTACAGAATTAAAATATTCAGTATATTCAAATAGTTTAGAAGCTGTTAAAAAGAATCCTCTTAGTTACTTTCCTGAATATACTGATGATATGTTTATAACAGATAAGAATTTTCAGTATCCAATAGTTAAGAATCATGAGCTAATGGAAATGACAAGAGAAGAAAAAATAGAACAAGGGCTAGAAACACAATTAGAACAAGGGGAATTTATAAAAAATAAAAAAATTATTAAGGTTCCTCAGCCAAGTAAATACCATTTTTGGAATAAGGAAACTAATAAATGGGAATTGGATCTAGAAGATTTAAAACATATTAGAAGAAGAGAATTTAGACAAGTTTTATTAAATAAAATTTATGCTGATTTTGATTACAATGGAAAAATCTTTCAAATGGGTGAAGCTGATGAAATCAACTTCTTAAGAGTAAAATCAGCAATAGATATAGCAACAACAAGCAATGATCCAAAAGCAATTATAGAAGCAGTTAAATATTTAAAGGTGGAAGTTCCAGCAGGTTTTGAAGAAAAGATAAAAGCAATTATAAAAGATAAGACAACATTATCAGAAGTAATTCAAAATTTAAAAATTAATTGGAGATTAAAAGATAATTCAGTAGATTCTTTTAGTTTTGGAGAGATTAATCATATATATCTATTGTGGATATTAAGAGGAACTGCTGCACAAGAGGAATACACGGCAATAGCAACAAAAACAATGAAAGCTAAATCTTTGGAAGAATTAGAAGTCATTGAGTGGAAATAAAAGGGGTGATGTAAATGTTTAGTTTATCACAAGCAAGCCAAAAAATGATGATAGGAGTTCATCCTAATCTGGTAAAATTCATGGAAGAACTTATAGGATTAAGTCCTCATGATTTCAAAATAACTTGCGGAATGAGAACAGCAGAGGAACAGAACAAGTTATATCAATATAGCAGAACTATTCCAGGAGCATGGAGGACAAATTGTGATGGATATAAAGTTCAATCAAATCATCAAGAGAAGATTGATGGACTTGGTTATGCTATTGATATTGGTGTATTAGTTAAAGAAAAAACTAAAAAAATAGTGATAGAAAATGGTAAAAAAGTGGAAAAAGAAGTGGAAGTAACAGTTTACAAAGCAGGTCCACAAGACTTTCATTATTATAAAGATATCTATGAAACTGCCAAAAAACATGGGTTAATAGATAAATATAATATTGAATGGGGTGGAGAATGGAAAAAAGTAGATGCTGTACATTTCCAAATCAGAGGAGCAGGAAAAATACCTTATAAGGTAGTTTATAAAAAATAGGAGGATTAGAAAATGGTTAATCAAGTAATTGCATATTTAAAAGGATTTAGTCAAGAACAATGGCTATGGATAGCATTAGCAGGGGTAATTTTAGGATATATTGTTTATAATAGAAAGCAATATGTAAACTTATTTGATGCAGCAGTTATTGCTTCAGAAGAAAGTTTTAAACATGGAGACAATAAGAAGAAACTTAATGCCGCATTAAAGTTTGTTGAATATAGAACTGATAAATTACCATATCCAGTAAGAATATT encodes the following:
- a CDS encoding phage baseplate plug family protein; the protein is MKINIMKESIPYITDVTIAGTTFQFEFTYNSYDKRVYVTLYDIENNLIYPNEPILFGIPLWFNKLVDEKGNFNKKYPQKYIIPNTLDRKAVKIDYENIDQIELLVEE
- a CDS encoding M15 family metallopeptidase, translated to MFSLSQASQKMMIGVHPNLVKFMEELIGLSPHDFKITCGMRTAEEQNKLYQYSRTIPGAWRTNCDGYKVQSNHQEKIDGLGYAIDIGVLVKEKTKKIVIENGKKVEKEVEVTVYKAGPQDFHYYKDIYETAKKHGLIDKYNIEWGGEWKKVDAVHFQIRGAGKIPYKVVYKK
- a CDS encoding baseplate J/gp47 family protein, which gives rise to MDKFETKGFQGLMELAQKEAQKKENFGSDFNVESTGDYYKLAAPFIYLCSYLEDKIISIARGLNIFNAQNEELDNLLYFFPRRFGTKAQVHCKVTATGFVDVIQGDIIIQAENGTRYENIERFEVDSSKTKTILFQSLFDGEEGNIQINKIEKVIKAPASIVDVQNIEIGEGGLSSETDYEYLKRYLAGNSKGEWALLPVLNAIRKLPGVKSANGIRNNTMNIDSFGLSPKSIWIVVDGGIKEEIAHAIYMHIHTPDTRGSVVVNVPTSVPNHYEVIRFDRPTQTEIEYKLDIKSANELKIKNLIDEYINEAGIGALLSNGTFLYEYLYNKNYKYTDFDLKFRKKSTLIWSNSIQLNFNEIPKSAGRIL
- a CDS encoding phage neck terminator protein, whose amino-acid sequence is MIKLVIELLNKMSNIQIIPAFTDKKPPKKPYVTYQVLNINSADFRGYTEREYIKKDEKYLETTEYRVMAKLQFDVYSETQEEALENSTELRELILFNARREIGRIDAGVVKSSEIKSLNELINAKYEYRCSFDIVFEYMKITKERELELIKEIELLVNEKHRSRIARRKE
- a CDS encoding phage baseplate protein; translation: MFSITNLMSKVSSFLSSANSLSNQIDNHIKKTPPILLGNIQFQLVSDVSESYSNDVPTVPIDDGTQIADNITPNPLELSFKVQIVGANHKEIFEKVIELRNKRELVDLYMVKLYKNMAITSIENTITSLYYTEFTISLVEIKIAHISMIPAPSKKAKPVVRKKTKIKTTATTKAKNKVSGKKDWEGDLQSEHIKLPGA